In the Populus nigra chromosome 2, ddPopNigr1.1, whole genome shotgun sequence genome, CTGTGATCAACAGGTGGAAACAACAGAGAATGGTAGTTCTGGATCAAGTGTGCCGCATGAAGAGTCTAATAGTGCAGATTCTACTGAGCCAATGGTTAggtttatggaaaaaaaacacatactaTTGCTTCATGCTGGAGGTGACTCTAAAAGGGTACCATGGGCAAACCCCATGGGGAAAATTTTCCTACCACTTCCATTTTTGGCAGCAGATGACCCTGATGGGCCAGTTCCGCTGCTTTTTGACCATATTCTTGCAATTGCTTCTTGTGCAAGACAAGCATTTAAAAATGAAGGTTATTTTTCCTGCTTGTTACATTCAAGTGAAAATTGGCTTTATTTGAACTGTAAAACATTCATAATCAGTATCAACTTTCTTCAATGTAAAACATGTACTTgctatttttatgttaatttacaTCTGTTTATTTTCactaaatgaaaagaaaaagaaaagactgTCATAGTAAAAGCTGAAGGGTAACACAGTTTGTATATAGTCTATTTATATCCTTCTATGGTGGACAGTATGCAAAATATTTGTCTGCATGATTAAATTATTCTCAGTGTGATTTGTGATGGTTTATGGGTGTTTGTGTTTATGTGTGCTTCTCCATATTGTCTGGAACTATTTAGCCATTATCTATTCTGAAACTGCATAGTATCTGTATTTACGTTTCCTCATCGGCATGATTCCCAATTCTATTTTGATTTGAGTATACCCGAGGATAGTTCCCACACCTTGCTGCCTGAACAAATTTGATAAACTgtttttcaaacttttgatgACATTGTAACATTAAGATAGCATTTGGTTGTGTCTTGAGACAGAAGAGATGAAGACAGGGGAGACATGTACCTCTTGTTTTGAATGGACAGAAACTCACTATAAAATTGGCCCGAAgacatttattttatgtctttGTCTCCGCCCCTTCAACCAAACACGATCATGTCCCTTTTGTCCTGGGACACTAACCAAACACAACCTAAGTAATCCTCATATTCATGCTAGAATAGTGGTACTGGGAACAGATTCATGTCATGCCCCATTTTAAGTGTTTACTTACGAATTTGTAATCTTTGCAGGAGGAATATTGACCATGACTGGGGATGTCCTTCCATGTTTTGATGCATCCACCTTGGTTATTCCAGAGGATGCATCCTGCATTATTACTGTGCCCATCACTCTTGATGTTGCATCTAATCATGGTGTTATTGTGGCATCTGATACTGGTATTCTCACTGAAAGCTATACAGTCAGTCTAGTTGACAATCTCCTACAGAAACCCAGTCTAGAGGAACTTGTTGAGAATGAAGCTATATTAGATGATGGTAGAACATTGCTGGACACTGGAATAATAGCAGCCAGAGGCAAAGCATGGGCAGAACTTGCCATGCTTGCATCATCCTGTGAATCAATGATTGAAGAGCTTTTGAAGAGCAGAAAAGAGGTGAGTACCATTTTTTCAgttgtttaattgaaaataataaaatatagaaactaTACATGCATCCATGTCAGTCATCTCTATTTGTCAAATTGTTACTGATTTCATGCTCTTTAGGCTTTTTATTCTAAATCTTCATCTCCATGAATGTTTTGTAACTCAGTTGTTTGTTATTCCTCGCTGTTTGTGTCTGGGACTTCCAAGCACTCTCATTTATGGATGCGCTGCCCAGCATTTTGTGCTATAATTCAGAACTTGCTTTGAATCCTGCTatcttattttgataatttcccagcttttaaagcacattaATACTATGTTCTGCTCCCATTTtgatctccttttttttttgcgagGACCCTGATTGATTTCCTACTTATGGATGATTATTTCATTGCAACAAGAGCCATTGTTTGGGTCATCCTTGATTGTCATGTTTTGCATCAAtccctttttttagttttcttccgCTACTTTGCTTCTTCCATGTTAGACCTGTATATTCCCAAGTGTCTTTAATTCTTAGACTACTTGATATGTGACTTACTTTAAGTCGTTacaataatgaaaagaaaacatatgtTGTGGATTTTCAAAGTCCAAGAAGTGTTGacatagaaatattgaaactGGCATCATTTCTGGAATGTTATGCAGATGAGTTTGTATGAAGATCTGGTAGCAGCTTGGGTACCTGCAAAACATGACTGGCTGAGAGCACGCCCTCTAGGCGAGGAAATGGTCAGGAGTTTGGGCAGGCAAAATATGTTTAGTTACTGTGCATGTATGTTGAAAGAATctgtaattttcatattttatctcATTGCTGTTATAATATGCCTTATATTTGTTGCAGATGATTTGTTGTTCCTACACCTTGGAACTTCAAGTGAAGTATTGGATCACTTAAGTGGAGCTAGCTCAGAACTTGTTGGCCGAAGACATTTGTGTTCCATCCCAGCCACAACTTCATCTGATATTGCAGCATCTGCTGTAGTCCTTTCTAGCAAAATTGAACCTGGTGTTTCTGTTGGTGAAGATTCTCTTATATATGATTCATTCATTTCCAGTGGAATACAAATTGGTTCCCTATCGGTGGTTGTTGGCGTTAATGTCCCAAGAGATATTGGTGGGATGGCAGATGATTCATTTAGGTTCATGCTTCCAGATCGTCATTGTCTTTGGGAGGTTCCTTTAGTGGGATGCACAGAAAGAGTAATAGTGTATTGTGGCCTTCATGATAATCCAAAAAGTTCCCTTTCCAGGGATGGGACCTTTTGTGGGAAACCCTGGAAGAAAGTCTTGCTTGATTTAGGTATTCAAGAGAGTGATCTGTGGAGTTCAGTAGGTGTTCAAGAGAACTGTTTATGGAATGCAAAATTATTCCCCATTCTTTCTTACTTAGAGATGCTTCATCTGGCATCATGGCTGATGGGGTTGAGTGATCAAAATTCAAGAACCTTGCTTCCCTTGTGGAAAAGTTCATGCCGCGTCAGTTTAGAGGAATTGCATAGATCAATTGACTTTCCAAAAATGTGTACGGGGTCAAGTAATCATCAAGCAGATCTTGCTGCTGGAATCGCTAAAGCTTGCATTAACTATGGCATGCTTGGACGGAATTTATCTCAACTATGCCAAGAAATTTTACAGAAGGAGGCTTCTGGAGTCAAAATATGTGAGGACTTCCTAGAACTTTGTCCCAAACTGGAGGAGCAGAATTCTAAAATTCTCCCCAAAAGCAGGGCATACCAGGTGCAAGTTGATCTTCTTCGAGCATGTGGAGATGAAACAACTGCATGTCATCTAGAACATAAAGTTTGGGCTGCAGTTGCTGATGAAACTGCTTCAGCAGTGAGATATGGATTCAGaggtagaataaaaaatattcatgtctTGAACAAAGCAAACTAGTAACCTCTAAATGAATCAAAACTTCTGGCATAGATTCATACACTCTTTACTTTCTTTAAACTCTGTTGTCTTTTTTCAATGGATACAaatggtttgttttgtttttcattggaGTTCATATAGGTtagtctttgattttttaatgctCATGGTTCTTAAACTCCATTCTTTTGTTCTATAGAACGTGTCTTGGAGTCCCCTAGCAGCACACCTACTTCAGCAGACCAGAACAATCATTTTGATGGCTATGTGGATCAACCTTTCTGCCCTAGAATGGTAAAGGTTGAGTTACCAGTTCGGGTAGATTTTGCTGGGGGATGGAGCGATACCCCTCCATGGAGCTTAGAGCGTGCTGGTTGTGTTCTGAATTTGGCAATAAGTTTGGAAGGTTGCCTTCCAATTGGCACCATTATAGAGACAACAGAAAAGACTGGAGTTTTGATTAATGATGATGCTGGAAACCAGTTATATGTTGAGAATCTTGTCTCTATTGCTCCTCCATTTGATGGCAACGATCCATTCCGGCTCGTCAAATCTGCGTTGCTGGTGACTGGTTTGGTTCATGAAAACATTCTTGTATCCATGGGCTTGCAAATCAAGACATGGGCTAATGTACCCCGTGGTAGCGGACTGGGAACTTCTAGCATACTAGCAGCTGCTGTTGTGAAAGGACTTCTTCAGATAACAGATGGAGATGAAAGTAATGAAAATGTTGCTAGACTTGTTTTGGTATTGGAGCAACTCATGGGAACAGGAGGTGGCTGGCAGGATCAAGTTGGAGGTTTGTACCCTGGGATTAAATTCACTACAAGTTTCCCTGGAGTACCGTTGCGGCTCCAAGTCATTCCCCTATTGGCTTCTCCTCAGTTGATTTTGGAGTTGCAGCAGAGATTGCTTGTAGTATTTACTGGTCAAGTAAGTCTCCATCCTTTTCCTAGTTTGGACATGCTTTGTgagtatattttataaataaataatataaccaCTCCAACTTTTTATTAATGGCTTATGCAGTCTGCACAACATGATGTAGATATAGTAAGGATCGATGGTCCATGGAGTGGTTAACTGAACCAGATGTTTACTCATTAAATTTGGGCAGCTTGTCTCTTCAATAGTAACattcttatttgaataatcaaATGTTAGATGTAATTTTATGGAAATTAAATATTCCTCAAAATACATGCAACATGCAaatgtaaatttaaaagttgtaTATGCTAGGTGGTCATGGATATGTAAGATTCAAATCCTTCTTGTTGCTCATTTCTTTAATTGAGAGTGTTTTTGTTAGAGCTGGCTACTTTCTTCCTGCAGTGGACAGCACCCCTGCTGTTTCTTGGAATTTAGGTGCTGTGTATTATATGGCGATTTGCACATCTGAGGGTTTCTTTTTTGAATAAACATTTGAGTTACATGATTGTTATCTGGAATGCAAACATCTTGAGTTACATGATTGTTATCCGTAATGCAAACATCTGCCTACTTTAACCGTTGCCTTCCTGTGTTGTCATGCAGGTTCGTCTTGCACATCAAGTCCTACAGAAGGTGGTAACTAGATATCTTCAGCGGGATAACCTTCTTGTATCCAGCATTAAGCGCCTCACTGAGCTGGCCAAAATTGGTAGGGAAGCTTTAATGAACTGTGAGGTAGATGAACTAGGGAAGATAATGCTCGAGGCCTGGAGGTTGCATCAAGAACTTGACCCTTACTGCAGCAACGAATTTGTGGATAAACTCTTTGCATTTGCTGACCCCTACTGCTGTGGATACAAACTTGTCGGTGCTGGTGGCGGGGGCTTTGCTTTGTTACTGGCCAAGAATGCCGAATCTGGAAATGAGCTGAAGAATAAACTAGAAGATTCCAGTCTTAATGTGAAATTCTACAATTGGAAGATCCATTTAGATAATTAGATTAAACGCAGAAAATCAGAAATATAGTTTTCATGTAATGTAATTCTTACCGCACAGCCTTATTATTCATTCTTTCTGTCCAGGGCATATAAGCTATTTGATACTGTTAGTCTATGGTTGTCTCATTGTTGTACACATTAAGCAGTGCTGCAAATAGAACACAAAATATTGGGTATCCATTATAAAAGCTTAATAGGATGTAGCAATAAGCTGTTTGCATTACTCTCTCTGTTTTGTACTTCTGCTTGTATTTCGTAACGGTACTCAGGCCATCCCATCATTTATGCATAGACTTTTTCCTCGAATTCAGACATTCacaacaaatcatttttttaattgaagctGTGGTTGTCGGTTTCGTCTTTCTGAAGTGCCCTTTTGGTGGGGCTgcagttgatttttatttatttatttatgaaaacttatttattttatttcaaattaatttttaaatatttttagattgtttaaaaaaaataaaaaatatattttaaaaaacatcgaATGACCCAAAGTTGGATTACAAATAAAAGTGTTAAAAGGCACATCATCATGTGTCTAATGGCAAAAGTATGAAAAGGATAACTTGTCAACCCAGCAAAGAATCCAAGGTGCATTGGACTCCTATTACCTTCTCCCCTCTGAGGAAACGGTATCGCTCTTGCCTTCCAATTAAACTTACCTACATTACAATTTACAACATCAGACATGGAATGACATAGTTCATTAACCTTATCGAACCGGTGCTGTTTATGATTCTGTCGGTTTCACATTGCTCCTTTTTTACCCTTCGGAAACGAAGTCGAGTCAAGGCCCCAAGAATATGAAAAgtcaagaaggaaaagaaaaggttaaggTAAAAGTCTAAACAGCAAGAATTTATCTATCACATAAGGAATCTTCATCGATATCTCACCATCATGATAGAcaccttttaaatattttttatggggttttcGGTAAATGTAGTTGTATTGAGTCTATTGACTCtacagttttttgtttttttagctttagaGCAGGTACAGAGGATGCTGCCGTGCTGTTTCTATTGACCTGAGTAAAAATTACGAGTGGGGTAACGGAGAGTGAAGGAGAGGAAGACACAGAGAGATGGGTTTCCTTAGCCATAGAGTGGAGAGAAGTGAAATCAAACCAGGAGATCATATCTATACTTATAGAGCTGTTTTCACTTACTCCCATCATGGTATCtcatccctctttttttttgcttctttctgaATTTTGCAATGTGGGTGTTTCTTATGTAATTCCCATGCTAAAGTTTGTTCCTTTTTTCCTACTGTTGAAGATTTGTTAATCTATTTGATTTGAGAACGTgacttttcttgtttatttcaaACAACATTATTGTTTGAGTTTACATGCCTTGTCTAataagttcttttcttttcttttttatctgtatttttttttccttacttctGGACTGTGGATATTAATTAGGTTGGATTGGGTCTCCTACTGATGTCTGAAAGTTGCCGTATAATTTGCATTTGGATATTTATAATGATCATTTGACAGTTTTGAGGTGGGTGAAacttgaaatttcttttctaGCAAGGTTATGCCTGTGGATTCCTTCATCATGTTTATCAGTTGTGGAATATGTAACTTAAAACTGTAACATTTTCTCTGGATGAAGGGTAAACCTACCAACAGCATTATCTTAACATTTGGTTGTCCTTTGACTATCATATCATCTTCTTACTTGGATTTAGATTGCTTGGTGGTCGTTTAATTACCTTTCTTTAGTTCACATTTGTGTTGGGCTTTATAGCTTGAAGAATCAAGGAAGATAGTTAAAGAGGAAGGACTCTGTAGATTATCTCGGTATAATTTTAGGGCAGTGATTGATGAAAATAGTATCATCATGAAGATGGGTGATGAGCGGTAGTTTTGCATAAAATGGACCGTATCTTTGCTTTTGATCTCAAGAAAATGTTCAATTGTGCTCTCTATAGTGTTCATTAACCCTTAGCGAGCACGGAATCTTGGTTCGTAATCTGATGGTTTTGATTTCTCTGCGTCGCCATAAGGAATTGGAAGTTGAATGGCTACCATCAGGATTAAATTGTGTTTATAGAATTTTGCATAATGTCTTCATGTCCTTGTTATGATTAACCTTGTGGGCAATTTAGAGAAGCTACTTATACACATTTAGACTTCTTGTTCTATGATAAGAGTCAATTGGCCTATCAGGATGTCTAGAGCTAGAAGGCTAGTGACATGAACAAGTTCAGTGGATGGTGGCTGTGTCAGCAACATTTGTGTCATATCGCACCATTTGATTTTTGTCAATTACATCCCTATATTAGTGTTGTTGGAAGTTGCTTGTCATGGGCAGTTTAGAGCTGTGGGCTATATTTCTAGCTCTTCTTTAGCTCATATTTAGGAAGGAATGTTAACCCATGCCATTCTTGTCTAGTATTATTGAGCAACTCTGGTCTTGaatcaatatattttgtaattctTTTCTACTATTCAAAACTTATTGTGCTGTAGTTTTTCCACTCCCACCATATAATTTTCACCAACCAATCTCATGCATCTAGCATATTAGGCATGGGCCTTTCTGTAACTTGGGTTTTCGCTCTTAAAGTTGTTTTGTGCTTTTCTCTAACTTGGGTTTTAGCTCTTAGTGTTGCTATATCATCTCTAACTTGGGCTTCTCTCAATGTTGTTGTTTGGTGGGTATAAAATGCCATGTGAGAGTTTAGGGTAAATTCAAGCAATTATTGACCTGGAATTGCATTTTCTAATGCTgagttatattaaataaataaatgaaaaatactgtAAATAACATTTACTGCCTAACAAAGCAATCACAAGTTCAccaattgttttattataattgttatcttTATCTTGAGCTTCTTTTGTATATGCATTTGCTCTGTTAATGAGTTACATCTGCAGTTGGACATGTTTTCAAATGGTCATTGCTAATCTTGTTGGATAGTAGCATTTCTTTCTGTGGTTAGACATATAGCAGaagctatattttttatttgattgtgcAGGTGTCTTTGTTGGGGGAAGCAAGGTGGTCCATTTTACACCCAGGCAGAATGCAAATTCAAGCTCTGATACATCTTCTGACTTCTATGATTCAATGTCAAGCATTCCATCATCTTGTGAAACCTTTCCTGACTGTGGATTCAGACAACCTGATAGTGGCGTAGTCCTCTCATGCCTGGACTGCTTCCTCAAAAAAGGATCCCTTTACAGCTTTGAGTATGGGGTGCCCCCTACTGTTTTTATTGCAAAAGTACGTGGAGGCACATGCACCACTGCAGCATCTGATCCAGCAGAAACTGTTATCCACAGAGCAATGTATCTTCTTCAAAATGGATTTGGCAATTATGATGTATTTCATAACAATTGCGAGGATTTTGCAATGTACTGCAAGACAGGTCTTTTGATAATGGACAGGCTGGGGGTTGGAAGAAGTGGTCAAGCTTCTTCGGTTATTGGTGCTCCATTGGCCGCAATTCTTTCATCCCCTTTAAAGTTGTTAATGCCTAGTCCTGTTGGTGTGGCTACGGTAACAGCTGGAATGTACTGCATGAGCAGATATGCTACTGATATAGGTGTTCGGAGTGATGTAATCAAGGTGGCCGTGGAAGATTTGGCTATGAACCTGGGCTGGGCTGGCCCTCTGGAGGAAGTAC is a window encoding:
- the LOC133682796 gene encoding bifunctional fucokinase/fucose pyrophosphorylase; this translates as MESRRERAFSRTKHKKVDITSILRKSWYHLRLSVRHPSRVPTWDAIVLTAASPEQAQLYEWQLNRAKRMGRIASSTITLAVPDPDAKRIGSGAATLNAIFALGRHYRSLGLYLGEQVETTENGSSGSSVPHEESNSADSTEPMVRFMEKKHILLLHAGGDSKRVPWANPMGKIFLPLPFLAADDPDGPVPLLFDHILAIASCARQAFKNEGGILTMTGDVLPCFDASTLVIPEDASCIITVPITLDVASNHGVIVASDTGILTESYTVSLVDNLLQKPSLEELVENEAILDDGRTLLDTGIIAARGKAWAELAMLASSCESMIEELLKSRKEMSLYEDLVAAWVPAKHDWLRARPLGEEMVRSLGRQNMFSYCAYDLLFLHLGTSSEVLDHLSGASSELVGRRHLCSIPATTSSDIAASAVVLSSKIEPGVSVGEDSLIYDSFISSGIQIGSLSVVVGVNVPRDIGGMADDSFRFMLPDRHCLWEVPLVGCTERVIVYCGLHDNPKSSLSRDGTFCGKPWKKVLLDLGIQESDLWSSVGVQENCLWNAKLFPILSYLEMLHLASWLMGLSDQNSRTLLPLWKSSCRVSLEELHRSIDFPKMCTGSSNHQADLAAGIAKACINYGMLGRNLSQLCQEILQKEASGVKICEDFLELCPKLEEQNSKILPKSRAYQVQVDLLRACGDETTACHLEHKVWAAVADETASAVRYGFRERVLESPSSTPTSADQNNHFDGYVDQPFCPRMVKVELPVRVDFAGGWSDTPPWSLERAGCVLNLAISLEGCLPIGTIIETTEKTGVLINDDAGNQLYVENLVSIAPPFDGNDPFRLVKSALLVTGLVHENILVSMGLQIKTWANVPRGSGLGTSSILAAAVVKGLLQITDGDESNENVARLVLVLEQLMGTGGGWQDQVGGLYPGIKFTTSFPGVPLRLQVIPLLASPQLILELQQRLLVVFTGQVRLAHQVLQKVVTRYLQRDNLLVSSIKRLTELAKIGREALMNCEVDELGKIMLEAWRLHQELDPYCSNEFVDKLFAFADPYCCGYKLVGAGGGGFALLLAKNAESGNELKNKLEDSSLNVKFYNWKIHLDN
- the LOC133681657 gene encoding protein LEAD-SENSITIVE 1, producing MGFLSHRVERSEIKPGDHIYTYRAVFTYSHHGVFVGGSKVVHFTPRQNANSSSDTSSDFYDSMSSIPSSCETFPDCGFRQPDSGVVLSCLDCFLKKGSLYSFEYGVPPTVFIAKVRGGTCTTAASDPAETVIHRAMYLLQNGFGNYDVFHNNCEDFAMYCKTGLLIMDRLGVGRSGQASSVIGAPLAAILSSPLKLLMPSPVGVATVTAGMYCMSRYATDIGVRSDVIKVAVEDLAMNLGWAGPLEEVPEDNEASGALIAS